One stretch of Dokdonia sp. Hel_I_53 DNA includes these proteins:
- a CDS encoding TonB-dependent receptor: protein MKKIIFFFILLSPLICIAQNASIRGSIYNNSHRKLEAVTVILKNSLEGALTDQNGTFTFFNLEAGNYIVSISHLGYKSKNIAVTLKTDQSLVLDPITLYEGNEILNEVVVSGKRRNKFSRKQTAYVAKLPLKDIENTQVYSTITTELIESQLVTNFDDALKNATGVEQLWSSTGRSGDGAGYYSLRGFSVQPQLVNGLPGLTNGTINAANVERIEVIKGPSATLFGNAVSSYGGLINVVTKKPYVGTGGQFSYTAGSYGLNQLLADYNTSLDASKSLFFRVNTAYTTQQSFQDAGFRKSFFIAPSISYKVNNRLSFSFYGEITQAEQTNPTFLFLNRSAPTESANLAQLNYNNKLSFTSNELTLENPTQNYRLEMDYKLSDSWKSQTLVSTSNSSTKGYYSYLFEYGILGNDTFSRFISKQNANTQTADIQQNFIGDFEVATLRNRIVVGLDYFSATETSQNSGYAFYGNVTPEGGSNGDNPFTPDIVEADLYPLSTAGVDNVLASQAVGNIKSSYGIYSLYASNVLNITNKFSAMFGLRIDHFDNEGDVKSSEDNFEQTAFSPKLGLLYQPIEDELSLFINYQNGFNNVAPQLVGNPDEGPQRLETFKPEQANQLEIGIKTNLLTNRINTTLSYYDIKVKDRVIVDPSSPFNRIQGGEIESQGLEFELNANPINGLNIRAGYSYNESKTTKTDDPLILNKRPLEAGPKTLYNLWANYAFQTGTLAGFGAGIGMNGASKRFVKNYTTTGNFTLPSYTVANAALFYEAAAYRISLKLNNVFNKEYYKGWSTINPQMPRAVLANVSYKF from the coding sequence ATGAAAAAAATTATATTCTTTTTTATATTACTAAGTCCCCTTATTTGTATTGCTCAAAATGCCTCGATAAGAGGTAGTATTTACAACAATTCTCACCGCAAACTTGAAGCTGTCACAGTAATTTTAAAAAACAGCCTTGAAGGGGCTCTTACAGATCAGAACGGGACCTTTACCTTTTTTAATCTAGAAGCTGGAAATTATATAGTTTCCATTTCCCATCTTGGGTATAAATCAAAAAATATAGCAGTCACTTTAAAAACTGATCAATCATTAGTTCTAGATCCAATAACGTTATATGAAGGAAATGAAATCTTAAACGAGGTCGTTGTCAGTGGAAAACGGAGAAATAAATTTTCTAGAAAGCAAACAGCATATGTTGCTAAGTTGCCCCTCAAAGATATTGAGAACACTCAGGTTTACAGTACCATTACTACAGAACTTATAGAAAGTCAGCTTGTTACTAATTTTGATGATGCCCTTAAAAATGCAACGGGCGTGGAACAATTATGGTCCTCTACTGGGCGTAGTGGTGATGGTGCAGGGTATTATTCATTGCGTGGCTTTTCTGTACAACCTCAACTAGTAAATGGGTTGCCAGGACTAACTAATGGTACCATTAACGCTGCAAATGTAGAGCGTATTGAGGTGATTAAAGGTCCTTCTGCTACTCTATTTGGAAATGCAGTAAGCTCTTACGGAGGGCTTATAAATGTCGTAACAAAAAAACCGTATGTAGGTACAGGAGGTCAATTCTCCTACACCGCCGGGAGCTATGGTCTGAACCAACTTTTAGCTGATTACAACACCTCATTAGATGCATCAAAATCTCTTTTCTTTAGAGTAAATACCGCTTACACGACACAGCAAAGTTTCCAAGATGCAGGTTTTAGGAAGTCCTTCTTTATTGCGCCCTCCATATCTTATAAAGTAAATAATAGACTTTCTTTTTCTTTTTATGGAGAAATCACCCAGGCTGAACAAACAAATCCAACATTTTTATTCTTAAATAGAAGCGCTCCCACCGAGTCTGCTAATCTAGCGCAGCTCAACTATAATAATAAGTTATCTTTTACTAGCAATGAGTTAACATTAGAGAATCCTACACAGAATTATAGACTAGAAATGGACTATAAATTATCAGACTCATGGAAGTCACAGACTTTAGTATCCACCAGTAATTCTTCTACAAAAGGTTATTACTCATACCTCTTTGAATATGGAATACTTGGAAATGATACTTTCTCCCGTTTTATAAGCAAACAAAATGCAAACACCCAAACAGCCGACATACAACAAAATTTTATAGGTGACTTTGAGGTAGCTACACTAAGAAACAGAATTGTCGTTGGGTTAGATTATTTTTCTGCCACAGAAACTAGTCAAAATAGTGGCTACGCATTTTATGGAAATGTTACTCCAGAAGGCGGATCTAATGGTGACAATCCCTTTACACCAGATATTGTGGAAGCAGATTTGTATCCGTTATCTACAGCAGGTGTAGATAATGTTTTGGCCTCTCAAGCTGTTGGAAACATTAAATCATCTTATGGTATTTACAGTCTCTATGCTTCTAATGTATTAAATATCACAAACAAATTTTCTGCAATGTTTGGATTACGCATTGATCATTTTGATAATGAAGGTGATGTAAAATCTAGCGAGGATAATTTTGAGCAAACAGCTTTTTCACCTAAGTTGGGACTCTTATACCAGCCAATAGAAGATGAGCTTTCCTTATTTATAAATTACCAAAATGGCTTTAACAATGTAGCCCCACAATTAGTTGGAAATCCAGACGAAGGTCCTCAGCGCTTAGAAACATTTAAACCAGAGCAAGCAAACCAATTAGAAATTGGTATAAAAACAAATCTACTCACTAACCGTATAAATACAACATTAAGCTATTATGACATTAAGGTCAAAGATAGAGTTATCGTAGACCCTAGTTCTCCATTTAATAGAATTCAAGGTGGAGAAATTGAGAGTCAAGGCTTAGAGTTTGAACTCAATGCAAATCCTATTAATGGATTGAACATAAGAGCAGGTTATAGTTATAATGAAAGTAAAACTACCAAGACAGACGATCCCTTAATTCTAAATAAGCGTCCATTAGAAGCAGGACCAAAGACACTTTACAATCTTTGGGCAAATTATGCATTTCAAACAGGAACATTAGCTGGATTTGGTGCAGGTATTGGAATGAATGGCGCAAGCAAGCGTTTTGTAAAAAATTACACAACTACAGGTAATTTTACACTTCCTAGTTATACTGTTGCAAATGCAGCATTATTTTATGAAGCAGCTGCTTATCGGATTAGTTTAAAATTAAACAATGTATTTAATAAAGAATACTATAAAGGATGGTCAACTATAAATCCACAAATGCCACGTGCCGTGCTAGCAAATGTTTCTTATAAATTTTAA
- a CDS encoding GEVED domain-containing protein, which produces MKKTITLILFNFLFACSLFAQQDRECATMENLALRQSQDSDLLNRMAEIESFTEKKILEMKSSQNRNAATVISIPVVVHVIYSNSNENISDAQILSQIQVLNDDFRRQNSDADNTWSQAADTQIEFCLATVDPNGNATNGITRKSSSRTSWGTNDDMKRASQGGVNPWNTSEYLNMWVCNIGGGTLGYAQFPGGSSATDGVVMGPQYFGTSDAGSGFYLSAPFDKGRTTTHEVGHFFNLRHIWGDSNCGNDFVSDTPTHQSSNGGCPVGQVSCSSTDMVQNYMDYTNDTCMNLFTLGQKNRMRAVLEAGGVRSSLASSNKCGAVAQPTCTDGVQNGDETGIDCGGSSCTPCQTAGQYCASQGNSVNDEYISRVQVGSINNASGTQLYSDFTSTSTDLNKGSNYTITVTPTWTGTAYSEGYAAWIDYNEDGDFLDSGELIFSKAASTTSPATGTFTVPSGATNGDKRLRISMKYNGIPTSCETFDYGEVEDYTVTIKTGVTNPPAQCSGAISSFPYNESFESGFGAWTQASGDDFNWTRTSGSTPSGSTGPSSASDGSQYVFMESSTPNYATKRAILTSPCFDLTSQSDATLSFDYHMYGAASMGNLKLALSTDSGTTWSTVWTKSGNQGNSWQTATINLSSYAGSSIKLRFDGTTGTTWQGDMAVDAISIADVSTPADKCAGVAPYNSTQSYFVGDQVTYQGNLYERTSTGWTNLGACGTARIASEGSVQYLDVQVSVYPNPVSGNTLFIESNVENLSFTVVNLLGQKVSEGSSNTGIDVGRLEAGLYLIQFNVNGKTQTRKFIKK; this is translated from the coding sequence ATGAAAAAAACAATTACTCTGATTTTATTTAATTTTCTATTTGCTTGTAGCCTCTTTGCGCAACAGGATAGAGAATGTGCTACAATGGAAAATTTAGCACTTAGACAATCACAAGATTCAGACCTATTAAATAGGATGGCAGAAATCGAATCTTTTACTGAAAAAAAGATTTTAGAAATGAAATCTTCTCAGAACAGAAATGCAGCAACAGTGATTAGTATTCCTGTGGTTGTGCATGTTATTTACAGTAATTCTAATGAGAATATTAGTGATGCTCAAATCTTGTCTCAAATTCAAGTCTTAAACGATGATTTTAGAAGACAAAACTCAGATGCAGATAATACATGGTCTCAAGCTGCCGATACTCAAATTGAATTTTGTCTAGCGACGGTAGATCCAAATGGTAATGCAACTAACGGTATCACAAGAAAATCTTCTTCCAGAACCTCTTGGGGAACTAATGATGATATGAAAAGAGCATCGCAAGGAGGTGTCAACCCTTGGAATACTTCAGAGTATCTCAATATGTGGGTCTGTAACATTGGTGGCGGCACATTAGGATATGCACAATTTCCAGGTGGTAGTAGTGCAACTGACGGTGTAGTTATGGGACCTCAATATTTTGGAACATCAGATGCTGGTTCAGGTTTTTATCTATCTGCTCCATTTGATAAAGGAAGAACTACAACTCACGAAGTTGGTCATTTTTTTAACCTTAGACACATATGGGGAGATAGTAATTGTGGTAATGACTTTGTAAGTGATACTCCTACACATCAGTCTTCTAACGGTGGCTGTCCAGTAGGTCAAGTCTCATGTAGCTCAACAGATATGGTTCAGAATTATATGGATTATACAAACGATACATGTATGAACTTGTTTACGCTTGGTCAAAAAAACAGAATGAGAGCAGTACTTGAAGCTGGTGGAGTGAGAAGTTCACTTGCATCTTCTAATAAGTGTGGTGCTGTAGCACAACCTACATGTACTGATGGTGTACAAAATGGCGATGAGACGGGAATAGATTGTGGAGGTTCTTCGTGTACTCCTTGTCAGACTGCTGGACAATACTGTGCCTCTCAAGGAAATAGTGTTAATGATGAATATATCTCAAGAGTTCAAGTGGGAAGCATTAATAATGCTTCTGGAACTCAATTATATTCAGACTTTACAAGCACATCTACAGATTTAAATAAAGGTTCTAACTATACAATAACAGTTACTCCTACATGGACAGGTACTGCATATAGTGAAGGCTACGCTGCTTGGATAGATTATAATGAAGATGGTGACTTTTTAGATTCTGGCGAATTAATATTCTCTAAGGCTGCATCTACTACTTCTCCTGCTACAGGAACCTTTACAGTCCCATCTGGAGCAACTAATGGTGACAAAAGGTTACGTATTTCTATGAAGTATAATGGTATTCCTACATCTTGTGAAACATTTGATTATGGTGAGGTAGAAGACTATACCGTAACTATAAAAACTGGAGTAACAAATCCGCCAGCGCAGTGCTCTGGAGCAATTTCATCTTTCCCTTATAATGAAAGTTTTGAATCTGGGTTTGGGGCATGGACTCAAGCTTCTGGTGATGACTTTAACTGGACGAGAACTTCAGGTTCTACCCCTTCAGGTAGTACCGGTCCATCTAGTGCTAGTGATGGATCTCAATATGTGTTTATGGAATCATCTACGCCTAACTATGCTACAAAGAGAGCTATTTTGACATCTCCTTGTTTTGATTTGACAAGCCAGAGTGATGCAACTCTAAGTTTTGATTATCATATGTATGGAGCAGCGTCAATGGGTAACTTAAAATTAGCATTGAGTACAGATAGTGGTACAACTTGGTCTACAGTATGGACAAAGTCTGGAAATCAAGGAAACTCTTGGCAAACGGCAACAATTAATCTTTCTTCTTATGCAGGAAGTTCTATTAAATTAAGATTTGATGGAACTACAGGAACTACATGGCAGGGCGACATGGCTGTAGATGCTATAAGTATTGCTGATGTTTCAACACCAGCAGATAAATGTGCAGGCGTAGCACCTTATAACAGTACTCAATCTTATTTTGTAGGAGATCAAGTAACTTATCAAGGAAATTTATATGAGCGTACTTCTACAGGATGGACTAACCTAGGTGCTTGTGGAACAGCAAGAATAGCTAGTGAAGGTTCTGTTCAATATTTAGATGTACAAGTATCTGTATATCCAAACCCTGTAAGTGGTAACACGTTATTTATTGAGAGTAATGTAGAAAATTTATCTTTTACAGTAGTGAATCTTCTAGGTCAGAAAGTTTCTGAAGGTTCATCTAATACGGGTATAGATGTTGGTCGCCTTGAAGCAGGATTATATCTTATCCAATTTAATGTAAACGGTAAGACGCAAACTAGAAAATTTATCAAGAAATAA
- a CDS encoding CIA30 family protein, with amino-acid sequence MSKNNTEVQKNNSSEKTLYSFPEQGQGKWRVQDDVVMGGRSDSNLKLTDNKVAHFSGHVSLKNNGGFCSIHMTTENEPYVLSETLSAFKLVVMGDGKDYTFRVRTPNGRHSYGFTFKTNTTGNWESITIPFDKMKAKFRGEPVEVPNYKGENILEMQLLIGNKKEENFEIFIKSIAVQ; translated from the coding sequence ATGTCAAAAAATAATACAGAAGTTCAAAAAAATAATAGTTCTGAAAAAACACTTTATAGCTTCCCAGAACAGGGACAAGGAAAATGGCGCGTACAAGATGATGTAGTTATGGGTGGGCGCTCAGATAGTAACTTGAAATTAACTGATAATAAAGTTGCACATTTCTCTGGTCATGTCTCTCTAAAAAATAACGGTGGATTCTGTTCCATTCACATGACAACAGAAAATGAGCCTTATGTACTTTCTGAAACTTTAAGTGCTTTCAAATTGGTCGTTATGGGAGATGGGAAAGACTACACTTTTAGAGTACGAACTCCTAATGGACGCCATTCATATGGCTTTACCTTTAAAACAAATACAACTGGTAACTGGGAATCAATTACCATACCCTTTGATAAAATGAAAGCCAAATTTCGTGGTGAGCCTGTTGAAGTTCCTAATTACAAAGGAGAAAACATTCTTGAAATGCAATTATTAATAGGCAATAAAAAGGAAGAGAACTTTGAGATATTTATCAAATCAATTGCTGTGCAGTAA
- a CDS encoding CPBP family intramembrane glutamic endopeptidase: protein MTRLTGDPIDYASFKQLEGNLSACVVGLVVVWVSAGFGEEIIFRGYFMRQFVKFFGGTKVSISFNIFLFACFFGFMHSYQGITGQLVTGIVGGLLAVIFYLRKYDLWFIIAVHGFFDTIALICIYFGMA, encoded by the coding sequence ATTACGAGACTTACAGGAGACCCAATAGATTATGCAAGTTTTAAGCAATTAGAAGGAAATCTTTCAGCATGTGTCGTTGGGTTAGTAGTGGTATGGGTATCTGCTGGGTTTGGAGAAGAAATTATCTTTCGCGGTTATTTTATGAGACAATTTGTGAAGTTTTTTGGCGGAACTAAAGTCAGCATTTCATTTAATATTTTCTTATTTGCATGCTTTTTCGGTTTTATGCATAGCTATCAAGGAATCACAGGGCAACTTGTAACAGGGATCGTAGGAGGACTTCTAGCTGTTATATTTTACTTACGTAAGTATGATCTGTGGTTTATTATAGCAGTACATGGCTTTTTTGATACTATTGCGCTAATCTGTATTTATTTTGGAATGGCCTAA
- a CDS encoding tautomerase family protein has product MPLIRIDLQEGRSEEEIKNIMDTVQDCSVEAFNVPVKDRYQIVTEHKPGRMILLDTGLGFERTEEAIVIQVFTSPRATINKNKFYSLLSEKLQANCNLAPKNLLVSVMTNTDVDWSFGFGETQYLSGELPKDKDS; this is encoded by the coding sequence ATGCCACTAATTAGAATAGATCTTCAAGAGGGAAGATCAGAAGAAGAAATTAAGAATATAATGGACACAGTTCAAGATTGTTCTGTGGAAGCTTTTAACGTTCCAGTAAAGGATCGCTACCAGATTGTTACGGAACACAAACCAGGTAGAATGATTTTGCTAGATACGGGCTTAGGTTTTGAACGTACCGAAGAAGCTATCGTTATTCAAGTTTTTACAAGCCCCAGAGCAACGATTAACAAAAATAAATTTTACTCATTATTGTCTGAAAAATTACAAGCGAATTGTAATCTAGCTCCTAAAAATTTGCTAGTTTCTGTTATGACTAATACTGATGTGGACTGGAGCTTTGGGTTTGGAGAGACTCAATATTTGTCTGGAGAGCTGCCTAAGGATAAGGATTCTTAA
- a CDS encoding DUF1622 domain-containing protein: MENIKLYIDYIAAIVEGIGVLIIFVGTVIALIRFIIHQKKDVHNTYVNLRHSVGKAILLGLEILIAADIMATVVTEPTLKSVSILGLIVLIRTFLSLSLQVELEGKFPWQKRKE, from the coding sequence ATGGAAAACATTAAATTATACATTGATTATATAGCTGCTATTGTAGAAGGTATTGGTGTTCTAATCATATTTGTAGGAACCGTAATTGCTCTAATTAGGTTTATTATACATCAAAAAAAAGATGTCCACAATACATATGTTAATCTGAGACATTCTGTTGGAAAAGCAATACTTTTAGGTCTGGAAATTCTGATAGCTGCAGATATTATGGCAACTGTTGTTACAGAACCTACACTAAAATCTGTTTCTATCTTAGGCTTAATTGTACTTATTAGAACATTTCTAAGCTTATCATTACAAGTAGAACTGGAAGGAAAGTTTCCTTGGCAAAAAAGGAAAGAATAA
- a CDS encoding APC family permease, whose translation MNKKIGLKDAISIGIGGMVGGGIFAVLGLAVSLAKGGTPIAFLFAGIIALLTAYSYAKLSKKYPQDGGTVKFVNVQFGNGIFSGSINNLLWVSYIVMLALYASAFGSYGSELISLTGSKTLDVHIYQSSILIIALLINYLSVKLVSGIESVAVIIKLLILVGFIGVGFYGLSTNPENLSQLSPENWENPLLLLSGGMVIFVAYEGFELIANSISDLKDREKNTEKAYFGAVGFVIILYILIAIVTVGALPFEKIASAQDYVLAKAAEPTLGQIGFTIITITALISTFSAINATVLGSGRVNYDIAEDDELPKYFTHKFWNKPIGFLITTILSVTLVNVFNLQSISTAGSAGFLLIFAIVNYIGYKKHKELTSKKWIHILASLLCLLAFFTLLIQQFGSNKVGVLISVGIIFFCFMLELINKKLISEKESK comes from the coding sequence ATGAATAAAAAAATTGGATTAAAAGATGCTATTTCTATAGGAATTGGTGGAATGGTTGGTGGAGGAATATTTGCGGTTTTAGGATTAGCAGTTTCATTGGCTAAAGGCGGAACACCTATAGCCTTTTTATTCGCAGGCATAATTGCTTTGTTAACAGCATATTCTTACGCTAAACTTTCCAAAAAATATCCACAGGATGGTGGAACTGTAAAATTTGTTAATGTTCAATTTGGTAACGGTATATTTTCAGGTAGTATCAATAACTTACTTTGGGTAAGCTATATTGTTATGCTCGCTCTCTATGCCTCAGCTTTTGGTTCATATGGTTCTGAGTTGATTTCTCTCACTGGTTCTAAAACTCTGGATGTCCACATTTATCAGTCTAGCATTCTCATTATTGCTTTACTTATAAATTACTTAAGCGTAAAGCTGGTAAGTGGAATAGAATCTGTTGCAGTAATTATTAAACTCTTAATCTTAGTAGGATTTATTGGCGTGGGCTTTTATGGACTTTCTACTAACCCTGAAAATTTAAGCCAATTATCACCCGAAAATTGGGAGAATCCTCTACTTCTACTCTCTGGTGGAATGGTGATTTTTGTGGCGTATGAGGGATTTGAGTTAATTGCTAATTCTATTTCAGACCTAAAAGACAGAGAAAAAAATACAGAGAAGGCATATTTTGGTGCCGTTGGCTTTGTAATTATTCTTTATATTTTAATAGCAATTGTTACTGTGGGAGCTTTACCTTTTGAAAAAATTGCGAGCGCTCAAGATTATGTTTTAGCGAAGGCTGCAGAACCTACTTTAGGCCAAATAGGCTTTACAATTATTACTATTACAGCTTTGATATCTACATTTTCTGCTATTAATGCTACTGTCTTAGGAAGTGGTCGTGTGAATTACGACATCGCCGAGGATGATGAATTACCTAAATATTTTACACACAAGTTTTGGAACAAGCCAATTGGTTTCCTCATAACAACGATATTATCTGTAACGCTGGTTAACGTTTTCAATTTACAAAGTATATCCACAGCTGGAAGCGCAGGTTTTTTATTGATTTTTGCTATAGTCAATTACATTGGATATAAAAAGCATAAAGAATTAACTTCAAAAAAATGGATACACATTCTAGCGAGTTTATTATGCCTATTAGCCTTTTTTACACTTCTCATTCAGCAATTTGGCAGTAATAAAGTAGGTGTGTTAATTTCTGTAGGAATTATTTTCTTTTGTTTTATGTTAGAATTAATCAATAAGAAATTAATATCCGAAAAAGAATCTAAATAA
- a CDS encoding polyribonucleotide nucleotidyltransferase: MIPKVYKEVIDLGDGREISIETGKLAKQAHGSVVVQSGKCMMLCTVVSNYEAKDLDFLPLTVDYREKFAAAGRYPGGFFKREARPSDGEVLTMRLVDRVLRPLFPKDYHAETQVMIQLMSHDDDVMPDAMAGLAASAAIQLSDFPFECAISEARVGRVNGEFIINPTRAQLEESDIDMMIGASIDSVMMVEGEMDEISEEEMADAIKFAHDHIKVQCEAQLRLADAVGRKEVREYPAEREDADLKKKVHDMAYDKVYAIAQAGSSKKERGMAFSEIKEEIKATFSEEELEDYGGLVSKYYRAAEKAAIRDLTLNEGLRLDGRKTTEVRDIWCEVDYLPSVHGSAVFTRGETQALATVTLGTSRDANQIDMPSYEGEERFYLHYNFPPFCTGEARPIRGTSRREVGHGNLAQRGLKGMVPEDCPYTVRVVSEVLESNGSSSMATVCAGTMAMMDAGIQMVKPVSGIAMGLISDADSGKYAVLSDILGDEDHLGDMDFKVTGTADGITACQMDIKVKGLSYEILVNALQQARAGRLHILEKITDTIAAPREDVKEYAPKMVGVRIPNEYIGALIGPGGKVIQELQKETGTTIVINEDPVTEEGVVEILGTGQAGIDAVLAKIDSITFKPVVGNTYKVKVIKMLDFGAVVEYLDAPGNEVLLHVSEIAWERTENASDVLSMGEELDVKYFGLDKRTRKEKVSRKALMEKPEGYVARPPRENNDRDRNRGGRDNRRDDRKRD; this comes from the coding sequence ATGATTCCAAAGGTTTACAAAGAGGTCATTGACCTTGGTGATGGAAGAGAAATTTCTATCGAAACAGGAAAACTTGCAAAGCAAGCACACGGATCTGTAGTAGTACAGTCTGGTAAGTGTATGATGCTTTGTACTGTAGTGTCTAACTATGAAGCAAAAGATCTTGACTTCTTACCACTTACGGTAGATTACCGTGAGAAGTTTGCAGCTGCAGGTCGTTACCCAGGAGGTTTCTTTAAGAGAGAAGCTCGCCCATCTGACGGGGAAGTATTGACCATGCGTCTAGTAGATCGTGTATTACGCCCACTTTTTCCAAAGGATTACCATGCAGAAACGCAGGTAATGATCCAACTAATGTCTCATGATGATGATGTAATGCCAGATGCAATGGCAGGTCTTGCCGCTTCTGCAGCAATCCAGTTATCTGACTTCCCATTTGAGTGTGCGATTTCTGAGGCACGTGTAGGTCGTGTAAACGGTGAGTTTATCATTAACCCTACCAGAGCACAGCTAGAAGAGTCTGACATTGATATGATGATAGGAGCTTCTATAGACTCTGTGATGATGGTAGAAGGTGAGATGGACGAAATTTCTGAAGAAGAAATGGCAGACGCTATCAAATTTGCTCACGATCACATTAAAGTACAGTGTGAGGCGCAATTACGTCTTGCAGATGCTGTAGGCCGTAAAGAAGTACGTGAGTACCCAGCAGAGCGTGAAGATGCAGATCTTAAGAAAAAAGTACATGACATGGCATACGATAAAGTATATGCTATCGCTCAAGCAGGATCTTCAAAAAAAGAACGCGGTATGGCGTTCTCTGAAATAAAGGAAGAAATTAAAGCTACTTTTTCTGAAGAAGAACTAGAAGATTATGGCGGACTGGTATCTAAATATTACCGTGCTGCCGAAAAGGCTGCCATACGTGACCTTACTTTAAATGAAGGTTTACGTCTAGACGGTCGTAAAACTACAGAGGTAAGAGACATCTGGTGTGAGGTAGATTACCTTCCATCTGTACATGGATCTGCTGTATTTACTCGTGGAGAGACACAAGCACTTGCAACGGTAACACTAGGAACTTCTAGAGATGCAAATCAAATTGATATGCCGTCTTATGAAGGTGAAGAGCGTTTTTACTTACACTATAACTTCCCTCCTTTTTGTACTGGTGAAGCGAGACCTATACGTGGGACTTCACGTCGTGAGGTAGGTCACGGTAACCTTGCACAACGTGGGTTAAAAGGTATGGTACCAGAAGATTGCCCGTACACGGTACGTGTGGTTTCTGAGGTATTAGAATCTAACGGATCATCTTCTATGGCGACTGTTTGTGCAGGAACTATGGCGATGATGGACGCAGGAATACAGATGGTAAAACCAGTTTCTGGTATTGCGATGGGATTAATCTCAGATGCAGACTCTGGAAAGTATGCAGTACTTTCTGATATCCTTGGTGATGAAGATCACTTAGGAGATATGGACTTTAAAGTAACTGGTACGGCAGATGGTATTACTGCATGTCAAATGGATATTAAAGTAAAAGGACTTTCTTACGAGATTCTTGTAAATGCTTTACAACAAGCACGTGCAGGTCGTTTACACATTCTTGAGAAAATAACTGATACGATTGCAGCACCACGTGAGGACGTAAAAGAATATGCTCCTAAAATGGTAGGCGTACGTATCCCTAATGAGTACATAGGTGCCTTAATAGGACCTGGTGGTAAAGTAATACAAGAACTTCAAAAAGAGACAGGAACTACAATCGTAATAAACGAAGATCCAGTGACTGAAGAAGGTGTTGTTGAAATATTAGGAACTGGACAAGCAGGAATTGATGCTGTACTGGCTAAGATAGACTCTATTACTTTTAAGCCTGTGGTAGGAAATACCTACAAGGTAAAGGTTATTAAGATGCTAGACTTTGGTGCGGTGGTAGAATATCTTGACGCTCCAGGTAATGAAGTATTACTTCACGTATCTGAAATCGCATGGGAACGCACAGAAAATGCTTCTGATGTACTTTCTATGGGTGAAGAGCTTGATGTAAAATACTTTGGCTTAGACAAACGTACGCGTAAAGAAAAAGTATCTCGTAAGGCACTTATGGAGAAGCCAGAAGGATATGTAGCACGTCCACCAAGAGAGAATAATGACCGTGATCGTAATCGTGGAGGTCGTGACAACAGACGTGATGATCGTAAGAGAGACTAG
- the rpsO gene encoding 30S ribosomal protein S15: MYLTKEQKEDLFAKHGKGKNDTGSAEGQIAIFTQRISHLTEHLKKNRKDYNTERALVMLVGKRRSLLDYLIKKDILRYRAIIKELGIRK; encoded by the coding sequence ATGTATTTAACAAAAGAACAAAAAGAAGATCTTTTTGCAAAACACGGAAAAGGTAAAAACGATACTGGATCTGCAGAAGGACAAATTGCAATTTTTACACAACGCATTAGTCACCTTACGGAGCACTTAAAAAAGAACCGTAAAGATTATAACACAGAGCGTGCACTAGTAATGCTCGTAGGTAAGCGTCGTTCTTTACTTGATTACTTAATCAAAAAAGACATTTTACGTTACCGTGCTATTATTAAGGAACTAGGTATCCGTAAATAA